CGGCCAGAGCCGCGCCCCCATTGTTAGCCTGGGCTATGCAAGTCGCATACCACCGGAACGCGCTGATAATGCGAGGCTTGCGGCCGGGCAGTCCGCCCTTTGTGTGCAATCGTCTGCACACAAGTGGGCAATTCATTTCAGTGTCCAGCGAGGATGCACCGACGCCCTGAGGCAAGTCCTTCGGGAAGCCACGCCTTCAGTGGGGCAGGAAAAGAAACACCGACAGGAACGACAGGCCCATCAGGGCGGCGATCACGATCAGGAACCACAGGTCATTCGGAGAAACAAGTCAGAACGCAGAAGTCAGATTGCAGAAGTTACTTCTGCCATCTTCGATCTGACTTCTTCGTTGTCTTTGTCTTCCTGCGAAGGTGCTATCTTGTCGCAGGGCCACCATGGAAGTCCTGAAAGAGCTCTTCGAGCGCCATTTCCACTCCGCCGCGACGCGGGTGCAACCGCTGCAGGGCGGGCTGGGAGGCTCGGCGCGCAAGATCGTCCGGCTGGCCGACGACCAGCGCTCGGCCATCGGCATCCTCAACCAGGACCGCGCCGAGAACGTGGCCTTCCTCACCTTCAGCCGCCACTTCCGCCGCCACCGGCTGCCGGTGCCGGAAATCTACAAAGAAGACCTCGACCGCGGCGCCTATTTGGAAGAGGACTTGGGCGATACCACGCTCTTCGACCTGCTCTCGCGCCAGCGCACGGGCGCCGGGATCGCTCCCGAGGTCATCGCCGCCTACGGCAAGGTCGTGGACCTGCTGCCCCGCTTCCAGGTGGAGGCCGGACGCGACCTCGACTACTCCGTCTGCTATCCCCGCTCCAGCTTCGACCGCCAGTCCATCGCCTGGGACCTGAATTATTTCAAGTATTACTTCTTGAAGCTGGCCGGCATCCCTTTCAGCGAGCAGGCTCTGGAAGAGGACTTCGGCCGCCTGACCCGCTTCCTGCTCACCGCCCCGCGCGAGTATTTCCTCTACCGCGATTTCCAGTCGCGCAACGTCATGCTGCGCGACGGCCCGGTAGACCCCCGGCTTCAGCCGGGGGCCGGGCTCCAGCCCGAGCCGCACTTCCTCGACTATCAGGGCGGACGCAAGGGTGCGCTGCAGTACGACATCGCCTCGTTGCTCTACGACGCCAAGGCCGACCTGCCGCCAGACCTGCGCCAGGGCCTGCTGGAGCGCTATCTCGACGCGCTCGCCGGGCACATCGCTCTCGACCGCGACGCCTTCCTGCGCCACTACTACGCTTTCGTGTACGTCCGCATCATGCAGGCGCTGGGGACCTACGGATTCCGCGGCTTCTACGAGCGCAAGCCGCACTTCCTGCAGAGCGTCCCTTACGCCCTCAAGAACCTGCGCTGGCTGGCCCACAACGTCAGCCT
This genomic interval from Terriglobales bacterium contains the following:
- a CDS encoding RNase adapter RapZ, whose translation is MEVLKELFERHFHSAATRVQPLQGGLGGSARKIVRLADDQRSAIGILNQDRAENVAFLTFSRHFRRHRLPVPEIYKEDLDRGAYLEEDLGDTTLFDLLSRQRTGAGIAPEVIAAYGKVVDLLPRFQVEAGRDLDYSVCYPRSSFDRQSIAWDLNYFKYYFLKLAGIPFSEQALEEDFGRLTRFLLTAPREYFLYRDFQSRNVMLRDGPVDPRLQPGAGLQPEPHFLDYQGGRKGALQYDIASLLYDAKADLPPDLRQGLLERYLDALAGHIALDRDAFLRHYYAFVYVRIMQALGTYGFRGFYERKPHFLQSVPYALKNLRWLAHNVSLPLALPTLLKAFEAMFRSERLQELEGEKGVVTVRVLSFSFHRGLPADETGNGGGFVFDTRSIPNPGREERFKPLTGKDAPVIEFLEQQESVRHFFSNVTALVDASVSDYQRRGFKNLMVSFGCTGGQHRSVYLAERLAAHLRARDGVEVVLRHRELEKLGP